CTAGTGATGCAAGCAGGAACGCACAAAACGCAAGACGCAGACATCAATGAAATGACATAGCAAAAAAGTGTTAGATTGATGGTAGTCAATCTAACACTTTTTCCCATTTTAGCCCAAGCTAATTCTTCAGTTTGGGCAATACTACACGATTTTATTTTAATGCATCCGTTAATACTGGAACGATTTGTTTTTTACGAGATACAACACCTGGTAAAACAACACGGTTGTTTGTCAGCTCTGCACCAAATGCTTTTGCTGCCGCTTCTGCTACTTGTCCTATTGCAACAGCTGTTGAATCATTATTTAAAATATCTGTTACAACGAAGAAGAATAAATCTAAACCATTGTCAGCAACATTTTTATTTAAAAGAATTTCTAATTCCTCTTGTCGACCAAGCACATCGTTAATATCAACAGCATTCACTTGGGCAACAACAGATTTATATTCACCAAACTGGAACTCTTTTGCATCTAAAGACAAAAGATCCTCTAAAGATTTATCTGAAAGATCAGCACCTGCTTTTAACATGGCTAGTCCATAGTCCGCAGCATCAACACCGGCGATTTTTGCAAGTTCCTCCGCAGCTTTTACATCCTGTTGTGTACAAGTTGGTGATTTGAACAGTAATGTGTCAGAAATAATAGCTGATAACATTAACCCTGCAATATTTGCTGGTATTACAACATCATTTTCTTTGAAAATTTTATTTAAAATAGTCGCTGTACAACCAACTGGCTCTGCACGGTAATACAATGGGTCAGCTGTTTGGAAGTTTGCAATACGATGGTGATCAATTACCTCTGTAATTTGTACTTCCTCAATCCCATCAGCCGATTGTTGGAATTCATTATGGTCTACAAGGATCACCTTTTCCGCTTCCCCTACTACAGAAGAAATAAAACGCGGTGCCTCAAAGCCAAATTTGTCTAGTGCATATTTTGTTTCATTGTTTAATTCGCCAAGACGTACTGCTTCAGCTTCTACTCCAATTTGTTGCTTTAAATATGCGTATACAATTGCAGATGTAATTGTATCTGTATCAGGGTTTTTATGTCCGAAAACTAAAACTTTGCTCATTAATACTTTTCCTCCTAAATGACTTCTACATTTTCATTTATTTTAACATAATTTATGAAAGAACATGATATAAAGTAAAACTTTCATCATACGCGACTTTTGAAAACTATGTTGTTGTTCATTCACGCTACACTATACTATAATAAAAGTATTTCACTCCATTTAATAGTTTATCTATTTTTTACCATGGATTTTTTTGATTTCCTATGTTAAACATAAATTTCCTTATTTTAGATAGATAGATAGTTGTGATTTTTATACAAGAAACGATAATTTTATGCTATTATCATGTAGTCAAAATTTTTAGGAATTACAGGAATGGGGATTGTGATGACAAAGAAGATGGAAAAAAAGTATATTCCTTTGGCAAGCTATTTTGACGTGGCTTCGCAAAGTGAAATTACTTTATCCTTTAGCGCATTAGAAAACATTATGGGACAAGCCTTACCCAATGCTGCTTATTTAAATAAGAGCTGGTGGAAAAAAACTAAGCCCCCTCTTACGCATTTTTTATCTTGGACAAATGCAGGTTATTATGTCATAGATGTCAAATTAGGTACAAGTGTCACATTTTCTCGCACACAGGAGAAAATATCGACGGATCATATTTCTGAAAATAACGAAAATACTTCTGCGTACATAATCCGAGCGATTGAAGCATCAGATGCTAGAGCATTTATTCTTTTACAGGAAGAAATCCTTCAACAAACTGACTTTTTGTATAATGTCGAAAATGAGTTAGAGCTAACTGTACAACAACTTAGAAAAAACCTAGCTTATTGGAAGCAATTAAAAAACCGTACAATTTTGCTTTGCATTTTAAATGGCACGTTTGCAGGTTATGCAGTAATTCATGGTTATAAGCACTCTAAAGCCAAACATGTTGCCTCAATCCACTTGGCTGTGAAAGAAGAGCACCAACGAAAAGGTATCGGCTCAGCACTTATGAAAGCAGTGGAAGATTGGGCTAGCCAAAGAAATATCTCTCGCCTCGAATTATCCGTTATGGAGCATAATGATGCCGCATTACAGTTATTTAAAAAACTTGGTTACGCACACGAAGGAACTCGCGTCAATGCTATTAAACTAAATGATACATTCAAGGCCGAATATAGTTTAAGTAAAATTTTATAAATTGTTTTTCAAGGATGTCTAATATTTTAGTTGGACATCTTTTTACTTTTCTCTACCTTGAGAACTAAAAACGTATAGATGAGCATATTACTCCATCTATACGCTATACTTTATCAAAATACTTGCTTTTCTCTTGCTACATCTAAAAATAATAAATTATTTTCTACTTGTTCATAAGATTGTTGATATTGAGCATATCGCTCTTTATCATGACTAACCATTTCCTCAATAAGAGCATGCATAAATGAAAATAGGACAGGTACCATATCTAAAGAGGATTGATTTTTTAAACCTAATGCAAATAAGGCACTTGCATAGTCTCTTATTGGTGACAACGCCGATCCTGTAATAGCAATAATTTTCACTTTTTTCATTTTCGCTATTTCAACAATCGTTTTCACATCATTGGAGTGTTTATCACACGAAAAAACAATTAATGTAGTACGTTCGCCCATGCTGTTGATTTGTTGAACAAGATCATCTGAATCTGTACGTAGTTGCTTTACATTTGGTCGTAAAGTTTTCAACGTATACGATAACCAATTAGCAATAGAGGCTGCTTGTCTTGTACCCAAAATATAAATTGTATCCGCTTCATGCATCCATTTAGAGCTTTTTTGAAGCACCTTATCGTTCACCAGATGTATTGTATCTTGAATGTTTTGCATATCACGTTGCATGATTTTAGCAAAGCTTGAAGTTCTTTGCTTGCTCGCCGTATATGTTTGTTGAGGAGGAACCCCTTCATGTTGTGAGTTTAAATAACTTCTAATCTCTTCTTGTAGCTCCACATAACCTGACAAATCCATTGCATAACAAAAACGAATAACGGTTGATTCACTAACATTTGCCTGTCTACCCACTTCAGCTGCCCCATTGGCAATAACGACCGTTGGATTACTCATAACAAATTGCGCAACTTTACGTTGTCCTTTTGACAGTCTTACAAATCTTTTCTTTATATTTTCATTTATACTCATTCCTAACAACCTTTCTTTCAAAGAAATTATCACGAATGGAGATTATTCCCTACTGACTCTAAATTCGATTAAAAATACAGTATCATGATTGCAATTTGAATACAATGACTTTTCAGAAAAATCTTTAATGTATTAACACACTAACGCACTAGTTCATAATAAAATGACATAAA
This DNA window, taken from Lysinibacillus sp. FSL M8-0337, encodes the following:
- a CDS encoding GNAT family N-acetyltransferase, which translates into the protein MTKKMEKKYIPLASYFDVASQSEITLSFSALENIMGQALPNAAYLNKSWWKKTKPPLTHFLSWTNAGYYVIDVKLGTSVTFSRTQEKISTDHISENNENTSAYIIRAIEASDARAFILLQEEILQQTDFLYNVENELELTVQQLRKNLAYWKQLKNRTILLCILNGTFAGYAVIHGYKHSKAKHVASIHLAVKEEHQRKGIGSALMKAVEDWASQRNISRLELSVMEHNDAALQLFKKLGYAHEGTRVNAIKLNDTFKAEYSLSKIL
- a CDS encoding manganese-dependent inorganic pyrophosphatase, producing the protein MSKVLVFGHKNPDTDTITSAIVYAYLKQQIGVEAEAVRLGELNNETKYALDKFGFEAPRFISSVVGEAEKVILVDHNEFQQSADGIEEVQITEVIDHHRIANFQTADPLYYRAEPVGCTATILNKIFKENDVVIPANIAGLMLSAIISDTLLFKSPTCTQQDVKAAEELAKIAGVDAADYGLAMLKAGADLSDKSLEDLLSLDAKEFQFGEYKSVVAQVNAVDINDVLGRQEELEILLNKNVADNGLDLFFFVVTDILNNDSTAVAIGQVAEAAAKAFGAELTNNRVVLPGVVSRKKQIVPVLTDALK
- a CDS encoding MurR/RpiR family transcriptional regulator, encoding MSINENIKKRFVRLSKGQRKVAQFVMSNPTVVIANGAAEVGRQANVSESTVIRFCYAMDLSGYVELQEEIRSYLNSQHEGVPPQQTYTASKQRTSSFAKIMQRDMQNIQDTIHLVNDKVLQKSSKWMHEADTIYILGTRQAASIANWLSYTLKTLRPNVKQLRTDSDDLVQQINSMGERTTLIVFSCDKHSNDVKTIVEIAKMKKVKIIAITGSALSPIRDYASALFALGLKNQSSLDMVPVLFSFMHALIEEMVSHDKERYAQYQQSYEQVENNLLFLDVAREKQVF